The genomic stretch TCTCCAATATAGATAAATGGCATTTTGCCTTCATAACCGGGGATGAGATAAAAACTCTTTTTCAATCATTGGGCACCAATGTTGTCTTGGATAACGATTTGTCCACTCCTAACGTCTTCATTATTGATAAGGACCTAAAACTCCGTGGGCGCACAGATGATGAGGATGAAGGAACAAAGTATGGGTTCGATACCTCATCAGTAGCAGAATTGAACAATAAAATGGTGGACGATATTAAGATTATCTTGGCCGAATACCGTTTAGCTTTAAAAAAGAACAATGCCGATAGGAGCAAATAACAAAAGGAAGCACACCTACATTTGGGTCTCAGCGATCATATTGATTTTTGGGATTTTCGCCGTATATGAAATCACAATACGCGTAAAAGGGGGCACCATTGTGGAAAACGACCGAATGAGCAAAACCCCCAAGGAAGGAGAGGTAGGTTTTGTGGTCAACCAAGGTGAGAAACGACGTGTGCCGGACTTTGAGTTTTATGATCAAGACAGCACACTGGTAACCAATAAAGATTATTTGGGCAAGGTGTATGTTGTAGATTTTTTCTTTACCACTTGCCCCACTATTTGTCCCATAATGACCAAGAATCTAGTGGAATTGCAGGAGGTCTTTAAAGGGGAGGAGGACTTTGGGGTAGCATCCTTCACCATTAACCCGCAATACGATACACCATCCGTGTTAACGGCGTATGCCGAAAAATATGGAATTACCGATAAGGATTGGCATTTGATGACGGGTGACCAGGCAAAAATATACGAGCTCGCCCAACAAGGTTTTTACATCTTTGCAAATGAGGATCAGGAAGTTCCCGGAGGTTTTGAGCATTCGGGTATGTTCGCTTTGGTTGATAAAAATGGGTATATTCGTTCACGCAAAGATGAGTTCGGCAACCCATTGATTTATTATCGGGGAACCATCACCGAGGAACAAAAGGTAAATTCAGATGGGGAAACCCAACAGATTACCATGTTAAAAGAGGATATTAAAAAATTATTGGCAGAATGACCGAGGAA from Flagellimonas oceani encodes the following:
- a CDS encoding SCO family protein; translation: MPIGANNKRKHTYIWVSAIILIFGIFAVYEITIRVKGGTIVENDRMSKTPKEGEVGFVVNQGEKRRVPDFEFYDQDSTLVTNKDYLGKVYVVDFFFTTCPTICPIMTKNLVELQEVFKGEEDFGVASFTINPQYDTPSVLTAYAEKYGITDKDWHLMTGDQAKIYELAQQGFYIFANEDQEVPGGFEHSGMFALVDKNGYIRSRKDEFGNPLIYYRGTITEEQKVNSDGETQQITMLKEDIKKLLAE